CATCAATTTTATCTAAATGGGATATAACCAGCTCCTCTAAATTTTTGTTGTTTACACCTCTCATTAATTTTCTGTACTTTTTCTCTAGTTTATTTAACGATGCATAGGTCATTATAATTATTATTATTAATATGAATACAAGAATCATAAGTGCTAATGTTATATATATCTGCGCACTACTTATAAAATTGAATATACTTTGCATTATGAATTACATCCTCTCAATTATGTTTCACGTGAAACATTATATATTAAAAACCTCTAAAATTCTTTCGAAATCCTCTTCTGAATAATATTCTATTTCAATTTTACCCTTGCTTTTATTTTTAGAATTTATAAAAACTTTAGTTCCAAATCTATTTTCTAACTTATTCATTATGTCTTTATAATATATATTGTTTTCATTTTTAACTACTTTTTCTTTTTTTTCATTTTCATAGTTTTTTACTAACCTTTCTGTTTCTCTCACTGAAAGACTGTCATCTATGACCATTTGAGCAATTCCATATTGAATTTCCTTATCACTTATCCCCAGTATTGCTCTTCCATGCCCCTCAGAAATAACTCCATCTATTATGTAATCTTGAACTCTATCATCTAAATTTAATAATCTCATACAATTTGTTATAGCTGTTCTTGATTTACATACCTTTTTACTTATTTCTTCTTGAGTAAGATTAAAATCAACTAATAGTCTTTTATAAGCTAGAGCTTCTTCAATAGGATTTAAATCTTCTCTTTGAATATTTTCTATCAATGATATTTCCAATACCTCTTTATTTTCTAAATTCATAATAATTGCAGGAATTTCCTCAAGTCCTATGCTTTTAGCAGCTCTGAATCTTCTTTCACCCGCTATAACTGTATATGTATCGTCTTCTCTGTTCAATATAATAGGCTGGATCACTCCATGTTCTTTTATAGATTGTGCCAGTTCAGAGATTTTTTCAGGGTCGAAGCTTTTTCTTGGTTGATCTTTATTAGCTTTAATCAAATTCATAGATATCTTAAGCACTGTGGAACCATCCTCCATTATTTCCTCTTCTGGTATTAAAGCTCCCAGGCCCTTACCTAATCCAAATTTTTTGCTCACTATCTATCATCTCCCTTGTCTTTCTAAAAACTCATCTGCAAGTTCAGCGTAAGCTTCTGCGCCCTTACATTTATCATCATACAGCATAATCGGAAGTCCAAAGCTTGGGGCTTCGGCTAGTCTTATATTTCTAGGTATTGTGGTTTTATAAACCTTATCATTAAAATATTTTTTAACTTCTGATACAACCTCATTACATAGTTTAGTTCTATTATCATACATACTGAGGATTACACCTTGAATTTCTAGATTTTTATTCAAATTCTTTTTAACTAATGAAATTGTATTTACTAATTGTCCAACACCTTCTAAAGCGTAAAATTCACATTGAATAGGTGTAAGCACGCTAGTGGCTGCCGTAAGAGCGTTTATAGTTAAAATTCCCAGTGAAGGTGGACAGTCTATAAAAATATAATCAAATTCGCCTTCAATTTCTTTAAGCTTTTCCTTTAGTATATTTTCACGATTACTTATATTTATAAGTTCTACTTCTGCACCAGCTAGTTCCATCTTTGATGGAACCAAATACAGATTATTTATTAGCTCACATTCTTTTATAGTATCCCTTATGGAAATATCTGATGTTAACAAATCATATATTGATAACTTTATTTTTTTCTTATCAAATCCAAGTCCACTAGTAGTATTTCCTTGAGGATCAATGTCTATTGTTAAAATCTTTTTCCCTTGCAGGGCTAAATAAGAACATAAGTTTATGTTTGTAGTAGTTTTACCTACTCCTCCCTTTTGATTAAAAATACATATGGTTTCCATGACTACACCTGCCTTTCATAATATTATTCATTACTATACACAGTACACATAATTCATTGAAAAGTAAACTTTCCTGCTGGATTTCACCTTATTATTTACTTGAATGTTTTTAGGTTAATTTTACTATATAGCTTATTATATATTTATGTTTAATATATTAATAGTATTATTTTAAATATTTTAAAAAAAATAAAAAAACAGAATGTTTCACGTGAAACATTCTGTTTTTTACAATCTATTTTTTAGGTATTCTTATTACTACTTCTATACTATCTTCTAATTCTCTAGATTTATATTCAGCATTTATACCATACTTATCAAACACTTGCTTGATAGTATTTATATAAACTCTAGGTGCAAAGATTCCTTTTATTTTTTTCTTTCCATCAACAGCTACTTCATCTCTACATAGCTTTAATAATTCTTTTTCAATAAGGTCTTCTGTATTTTTAACATTAAGTGATTTATCAATAACTATTTTAAGTACTTTCTTTTGGATATTTATATCATTTAATTTGAGCAGCGCTCTAGCATGTCTCTCTGTAAGCTTATGCTCTACCAAACTATTTGTTATTTCCTTATCCAATTTTAATAATCTTAATTTATTAGCTATAGTTGATTGTTTTTTTCCGATTATCTGTGCTAATTGCTCTTGTGTATAAGAATGGTCTTGAATAAGATTAAAGTAAGCCGATGCTTCTTCCAAAAAATTCAAATCTTCTCTTTGTAAGTTTTCAAGTAGCGCAATTGCTGCAGAATCTTTGTCTGTAATATCTATAATAATTACTGGAACTTGCTGGAGTCCTATTTTTTTTGCTGCTCTTAGTCTTCTTTCTCCTGCTACTAGTTCATATCTTATATCCCCGCTTTTTCTAACTGTTAGAGGTTGAATTATTCCGTAAGCTTTTATTGATTGTGAAAGTTCTTCAATAGTTTCTTCATTAAAGTGCTTTCGAGGCTGATAGACATTTGGAGAAATTAATTCTATAGATACATATTTTACATCGTTTTGCATAATATACCATCCTTAAGTTTTTCCTTTTTCCTTTTATTAACAATTCTCTATTTTTTCCTTATTTCCTTCTTTTTTTTTTATCTTTCGTACGACAATTTATAACAGTAGGTGACTTTCCTTTTAAATTGTCGTTAAATCATCACTTGCACAGCCGTTCCTCTTTTTCTAAGCTACAATATTAACGACTTCAGAAGGAGATTTAGATCCCACTGAAGTTTGTCATTGTTAAAGTATGTAACGATCTCTTATAGAAGATAGATATTTTCCTTTTGAATTGTCGTTAAACTAGTGGATTTTTAGTGACCATGCCCGCTTTTCTAGGATACTTCTTATGAGTCTCTGCAATTTTACTTATTATCACCAAATTATGGTTAAGATCACTGCCTTCAATTTGTACTTTTTCTATATGTTCTATGCGTCCACCTAGCATTCTGATTGCATTTTTTGAACTCTTAATTTCCTCTTCAACCGCAGGTCCCTTCATTGCAACAAAGTACCCCCCAACCTTTACATAAGGTATACAAAATTCACTGAGTACTGTTAAATTAGCAACAGCTCTTGAAACTGCAACATCAAATTTTTCTCTATATTGCTTTTCTTGTGCAAAATCTTCTGCTCTACCATGAATAGCTTTAATATTTTCTAATTGGAGTTCCTTAATTACCTCATTTAAAAAGTTAATTCTCTTATTTAGTGAATCTAATAAAACTATATTAATTTCAGGTTTTATTATTTTCATAGGAATACCTGGGAATCCTCCTCCAGTTCCTATATCTATGATGTTTTTTGCATTTTTTAGCTCCTGAAACTTAAAAACTTTTATAGAATCAATAAAATGTTTTTTTACTATTTCTTCATCTTCTTTTATAGCGGTTAGATTTACTTTTTCATTCCACTCTTTTATGAGGTCTTTATATTTCATAAATTGCTCATACTTTTTTTCATTAAACGTAAGTCCTTCATTATTACTAGATTGATTCATTATATCAAAGTATTTCATTCTTCACCCCCGAGTTATTCTTGTTGCTTTTTAATTCTATTATGTTGCTCAAGATAAATCATTAAAACAGACATATCTGCAGGTGATACCCCTGATATTCTGGAAGCTTGACCTATACTTTCCGGTTTGATTTTACCTAATTTTTGCATTGCCTCTATTCTTAATCCTTTTATATTGTCGTAATTTACATCTTTTGGTATTATTTTGTTTTCAAACTTCTTAAATTGGTGAATTTGGTCTAATTGTTTTTGGATATAACCTTCGTATTTTGAGACAATGTTAACTTGCTGTTGTATATATTTATTTAACAGCGGCCTAGCTGCATCAAGTTTTTCAACTATATAATAATCAAGCTCCGGTCTTTTTATAAGCTCGTATAAACTAATAGGCTTTTTCAGTGGTGTAGAACCACAAGAAATTAAAAATTCCTCAATTTCTTTTTTATTTGTAATTTGCAGATGTTTTATTCTGTGGAGTTCTTCTTCTAATTGCATTTTCTTTTTCTTGAATGTTTCATATCTATCACTCTTAACAAGACCTACTGTATATCCTATTTCAGTTAACCTTAGATCAGCGTTATCTTGTCTTAGTAGCAATCTATACTCCGCTCTTGAGGTCATCATCCTATATGGTTCATTAGTACCTTTAGTAACTAAGTCATCAATTAAAACGCCTATATATCCATCAGATCTTTTTAATATTAATGGATCCTTATTTTGAATACTAAGTGCAGCGTTAATTCCTGCCATAATACCCTGAGCCGCTGCTTCCTCATATCCTGAGCTACCATTTATCTGTCCTGCTGAAAATAACCCGTGAATATTTTTAAATTCTAGTGAAAGTTTTAAATCCGTTGAATCTATGCAATCATATTCTATGGCATAAGCAGTTCTCATTATTTCTACATTTTCAAGTCCTGGTACTGTTTTTAACACCTCAACTTGAACATCCTCTGGAAGCGAACTAGACATACCTTGAACATACATTTCCTCGGTATTCTCTCCCTCGGGTTCAATAAATATTTGGTGCCTTTCCTTGTCTGCAAATCTCATTACTTTATCCTCAATGGAGGGACAATATCTAGGACCTGTACTCCTAATAGATCCATTGTACAGTGGAGATCTATGAATATTTTCTCTAATTACATTATGAGTATCCTCATTTGTATAAGTTAGATAGCAGCTTATCTGTTTTCTATGTATGTCCTCGCTAATAAAGGAAAATGGAACTACGTCTAAATCTCCCACTTGCTCTTCCATTTTAGAAAAGTCCACTGACCTTTTATTTATTCTAGCTGGCGTACCTGTTTTAAATCTTCGGAGTTCTATTCCTATTTCCTCTAGTGATTTAGAAAGTTCATTAGCTGGAAGTAGTCCACTAGGCCCTTCATCATAGGTACAATCTCCAATTATAACTTTTGATTTTAAATATGTTCCTGAGGCAATAATTATAGCCTTTGTAGTAAAATATGCTCCATTTTTAGTAAGAACACCCACAACCTTTTCATTTTCAACATCTATAGATACTACTTCTAATTGTCTTAATTGTAAATTTTCTTGTTTTTCTAGTACATTTTTCATTCTTTGTGCGTATGCTTTTTTATCCGCCTGAGCCCTTAAGGAGAAAACAGCTGGACCTTTAGAAGTGTTTAGCATTCTTGATTGTATATATGTATTATCAATATTTACTCCCATTTCTCCCCCGAGAGCATCTATTTCCCTTACTAAATGGCCTTTAGCAGTGCCACCAATGTTGGGGTTGCATGGCATTAGCGCCACACTATCTAAGTTTATAGCACAAATTAAAGCCTTGCTTCCCATTCTTGCAGCTGCTAGAGCTGCCTCACAACCTGCGTGACCAGCTCCAATAACTACAACGTCAAAATCTCCTGCTACATATTTCATATTTATCCCTACTTTCCTAAACAAAATTCTGAGAAAATCTTATGTATAATATCTTCTTCTAAAGCTTCTCCAGTAATCTCACCTAAATTCATCCATGCACTGCGTATATCAATGGATGCCAAATCTATAGCAAAAGTATTTTCTAGTGCATTTTGTGATGATTCTAAGTTTTCCTTTGCTCTTATCAAAGCTTGCTTATGTCTATTATTTGTAACAAAAACTCCCTCAGTTTTAATTTCCCCATTAAAGAATAAATCTTTTATATTCTCTTTAACCTGGCTTAATCCTTCCCCCGTTTTTGCTGAAATACTAGTTACATATTTTGATTTTAGACTTTGTAATTCGCTCTTCTCTATTTTACCACCTAAATCACTTTTATTTAACAGAACAATATATTTTTTTTCTTTAATATATTCAATTATTTCTCTATCTTCATGGCTGAGTCCCATACTTGAATCTAATAATAAGATAACTAAATCAGCCTCATCTATTTTATCTTTTGATGTTTGTACTCCTATTTTTTCAACTATATCTTCAGTTTCCCGAATTCCCGCTGTATCTACTATCTTAACAGGTATACCTTCAATGCTTATATATTCTTCTATTGCATCCCTAGTGGTACCTGGTACATCTGTAACAATAGCTCTTTTCTCTTTAACTAGAGCATTAAGAAGTGAAGATTTACCTACATTAGGTTTACCAACTATTACTGTGCTTAAGCCTTCTCTAAGAATTTTCCCTTCATCTGCCGTACTGAGTAATATATCTATCTCATTTATTATTGAAGCAACGTCACCGCTAACCATTTCTGCGGTTACTTCTTCAATATCCTCTTCTGGATAATCAACAGTTACCTCTATACTTGCAATTACACTAAGTAATTTATTTCTTATAATTTTTATTTCCCTGGAAATTGACCCTTCCGATTGCATCAGGGCTGACTTCATACTAAGCTCGGTCTTTGCTCTTATTATATCTATAACCGCCTCCGCCTGACTTAAATCTATTCTACCATTTAGAAATGCTCTTTTAGTAAATTCTCCAGGTTCCGCCATTCTTGCTCCTGCTCTAATAACCTCTTGTAGAATACTATTGGTTCCAACTACTCCACCATGGCAATTTATCTCTATAGTATCTTCTGCGGTAAAACTTTTAGGCCCCTTCATATAGGAGAGAATAACTTCATCAAGTTTACTACCATTTTTATCTATAACATAACCGTATCTCATAGTATAAGATTTAAAATCCTGAAGCTTTCTATTATTTTTACCTATAAATATACTATCTACTATATCTATAGACTTATCCCCAGATACTCTAATTATAGATATACCACCTTCACCTATACTAGTTGCTATTGCAGCTATAGTATCAAATTCTTTCATTAAATATTACCTCCTAATTTTATGAGTATTTACTATTATATCCTATTAAATTATATTATATCAAAGCAACTTCTGCGATTTTTATTACCCTATTATAAGTGTTTTTAATAATATTCGTAAAGTTCAATGTTAAATCATCAACTAAAGATGCTATATATTTGAATTTAGAATGTCTATCTTCCGAAATATATTTAAAATATAACTTTGAAACTTAAGAATATAATTAATACTACACTAAGTTTTGTAAATTTAAAAAGAAAGCCCTTAGGCTTTCTTTAAATCAACTACAACTCTTCTATAGGGTTCTTCACCTTCACTAAAGGTATAAATATATGAATCATTTTGAAGCGTAGAGTGTATTATTCTTCTCTCATAAGGATTCATAGGTTCAAGCTTTAATACTCTACCACTAACCCTTACCTTATAGGCAATTTTAGATGCAAGTCTCTTTAGTGTTTCTTCTCTTTTTGCTCTATAATTTTCAGTGTCTAATATTACTCTTTTATACTCTTCGTCGTGATTTTTATTTACAACTAAACTTACAAGATATTGAAGAGAATCTAATGTTTCACCTCTATATCCTATTAATAGTCCCATATTAGGTCCAATTAAGTCAATCCTAATTTCATTATTTTCATCTTTAAGTTCTATTTCCGCTTTCATACTCATAGATTGCAATACTTCCGTTAAGAACTTTTTAGCTTCATATAGACTATCTCTTTTAACTGTAACTCTAATTTTAGCAGGTTTTACCCCTATAATATTTAAAAATCCTTTACTACCTTCTTCAAGGGTTTCTACTTTTACTTTATCTCTAGTAACTTTTAATTCCTTCAGGGCATTATTGATTGCATCCTCTACATTCTTCCCCATCATTTCTATAATCTTCATACCGTAAGACACCCGCCTTTCTCAATATCAAAATTAGGCATTTGTGTTAAATTTGTTTTTTTGCAAGTTCAGTTTTTCCAAGTTCTATTTTATTTATAACTACAGTTTGGATTACTTGTATTACGTTGTTTATTACCCAATATAATACTAATGCACCTTTGAATTTAAGACTCATAAATCCCATGAAAATAGCCATTGCAGTGTTCATTGTTGAAGTTTGTTTAGATTGAGCACCACCTGGTGGTTGCATAAGCTTTGATGAAAAGTATGTTGTAACAGTAGACAATATTGGTAATATATAATAAGGATCAGGCAATGATAAATCTGGCATCCATAAGAAACCAGCGTGCTGCATATTTAAATTTTGAAACACAGCGTATAAAGCAAATAAAATAGGCATTTGAACAAGCATCGGCAAACATCCACCCATTGGATTTACTCCATTTTCTTTATACAGCTTCATTACTTCTTGCTGAGACTTTTGTGGATCCTTCTTATATTTCTCTTGAACTTTCTTCATTTCTGGTTGAATTGCACCCATTTTAGCCGTTGATTTAGTTTGCTTAATACTTAAAGGCAACAATATTAACCTTATTATAACTGTGAAAAGAATTATCGCGAGTCCAAATGATATATTATTATTTGGTATAACAGTATGAATTCCACTATGTAAAAAGTAAAAGAACTTTTCAAGTGGAGAAGTTAAAAACTGTAAATTCAAAAATAAAACCTCCCAAGTGGTTATTTAACTGGATCAAAGCCGCCCTTATTATAAGGATGACATCTAAGTATTCTCTTTATTCCCATAATAGAGCCCTTTAATGCTCCATGCTTTTCAATAGCTTCTAAAGTATACTGAGAACATGTAGGGTAAAATATACAACAAGGCCTCTTAAGAGGTGAAATATATTTTCTATAGCTTTTAATACCCAGTATAAGTATTTTTTTCATTATTAATCAAACCTGCCTTCTTAAGCAAATTCTTCAAAGCACTCTCAATTTCTTTGTAATTTTTACCATTAGAAGGATTCCTCGCAATAAAAACCAAATCATACCCTGTTCTTAATCCTTCATTATTAAGCCTATAGCTTTCTCCTATAAGTCTTTTAACTCTACTTCGAGTTACACTTTTTCCTACCTTTTTACTTACAGATATTCCACACCTATTTAGATCTTTGCCATTTCTATAGATATATAATACTAATAGTAGGTTAGAAAAAGATTTTCCCCTTCTATATACTGTTCTAAATTCAGTATTCTTTCTAATTCTGTATTTCTTAACATTAAAATTCATATTAGCCGCCCTCGTTTCCGCAAATTGCAGAAAAAGGCCACATTAGCGGCCCTTATGCTGTCAATCTTTTTCTACCTTTTTGTCTTCTTCTTTGAAGAACGTTTCTACCAGAAGCGGATTTCATTCTCTTTCTGAATCCGTGCTCTTTCTTTCTTTGTCTTTTTTTAGGCTGGTAAGTCATGAACATATCTACTACACCCCCTTTTATTAACCTTTAAATTATAACAATCATCTTACAATCGCATATTTATGGTTTTACTATTAGTATTATATATTCACAACCTCACAATGTCAAGATAACCATTTTATTTAATATTGTTGATATTTTTTATATTTATATGCTTTTTTGTGGATAACTTCTTGAACACCTTGTTATTTTTTGATATTATATAAGAAAGAACTGTGAATAACCTATATATTAATAAAGTTATTCACAACTTGTGGACAAAATTGTGAATAACTACTATAATATTGTACAAAACTTGTTTTTGCACAACTATTTTTAGCTATATGCGTAGATTTATTCCTTATTTTATCTGTTAATACTTTTTTTTTATAATTGTTAATAACTTTATCGCTATTAAAAATGTTAACATAGTTATTAACATGTGAATATTTTTAATGCTATTTAT
This DNA window, taken from Clostridium estertheticum, encodes the following:
- a CDS encoding ParA family protein → METICIFNQKGGVGKTTTNINLCSYLALQGKKILTIDIDPQGNTTSGLGFDKKKIKLSIYDLLTSDISIRDTIKECELINNLYLVPSKMELAGAEVELINISNRENILKEKLKEIEGEFDYIFIDCPPSLGILTINALTAATSVLTPIQCEFYALEGVGQLVNTISLVKKNLNKNLEIQGVILSMYDNRTKLCNEVVSEVKKYFNDKVYKTTIPRNIRLAEAPSFGLPIMLYDDKCKGAEAYAELADEFLERQGR
- the jag gene encoding RNA-binding cell elongation regulator Jag/EloR, with the protein product MKIIEMMGKNVEDAINNALKELKVTRDKVKVETLEEGSKGFLNIIGVKPAKIRVTVKRDSLYEAKKFLTEVLQSMSMKAEIELKDENNEIRIDLIGPNMGLLIGYRGETLDSLQYLVSLVVNKNHDEEYKRVILDTENYRAKREETLKRLASKIAYKVRVSGRVLKLEPMNPYERRIIHSTLQNDSYIYTFSEGEEPYRRVVVDLKKA
- the yidD gene encoding membrane protein insertion efficiency factor YidD, encoding MKKILILGIKSYRKYISPLKRPCCIFYPTCSQYTLEAIEKHGALKGSIMGIKRILRCHPYNKGGFDPVK
- the rpmH gene encoding 50S ribosomal protein L34; this translates as MFMTYQPKKRQRKKEHGFRKRMKSASGRNVLQRRRQKGRKRLTA
- the rsmG gene encoding 16S rRNA (guanine(527)-N(7))-methyltransferase RsmG produces the protein MKYFDIMNQSSNNEGLTFNEKKYEQFMKYKDLIKEWNEKVNLTAIKEDEEIVKKHFIDSIKVFKFQELKNAKNIIDIGTGGGFPGIPMKIIKPEINIVLLDSLNKRINFLNEVIKELQLENIKAIHGRAEDFAQEKQYREKFDVAVSRAVANLTVLSEFCIPYVKVGGYFVAMKGPAVEEEIKSSKNAIRMLGGRIEHIEKVQIEGSDLNHNLVIISKIAETHKKYPRKAGMVTKNPLV
- the mnmE gene encoding tRNA uridine-5-carboxymethylaminomethyl(34) synthesis GTPase MnmE — translated: MKEFDTIAAIATSIGEGGISIIRVSGDKSIDIVDSIFIGKNNRKLQDFKSYTMRYGYVIDKNGSKLDEVILSYMKGPKSFTAEDTIEINCHGGVVGTNSILQEVIRAGARMAEPGEFTKRAFLNGRIDLSQAEAVIDIIRAKTELSMKSALMQSEGSISREIKIIRNKLLSVIASIEVTVDYPEEDIEEVTAEMVSGDVASIINEIDILLSTADEGKILREGLSTVIVGKPNVGKSSLLNALVKEKRAIVTDVPGTTRDAIEEYISIEGIPVKIVDTAGIRETEDIVEKIGVQTSKDKIDEADLVILLLDSSMGLSHEDREIIEYIKEKKYIVLLNKSDLGGKIEKSELQSLKSKYVTSISAKTGEGLSQVKENIKDLFFNGEIKTEGVFVTNNRHKQALIRAKENLESSQNALENTFAIDLASIDIRSAWMNLGEITGEALEEDIIHKIFSEFCLGK
- a CDS encoding ParB/RepB/Spo0J family partition protein → MSKKFGLGKGLGALIPEEEIMEDGSTVLKISMNLIKANKDQPRKSFDPEKISELAQSIKEHGVIQPIILNREDDTYTVIAGERRFRAAKSIGLEEIPAIIMNLENKEVLEISLIENIQREDLNPIEEALAYKRLLVDFNLTQEEISKKVCKSRTAITNCMRLLNLDDRVQDYIIDGVISEGHGRAILGISDKEIQYGIAQMVIDDSLSVRETERLVKNYENEKKEKVVKNENNIYYKDIMNKLENRFGTKVFINSKNKSKGKIEIEYYSEEDFERILEVFNI
- the rnpA gene encoding ribonuclease P protein component, encoding MNFNVKKYRIRKNTEFRTVYRRGKSFSNLLLVLYIYRNGKDLNRCGISVSKKVGKSVTRSRVKRLIGESYRLNNEGLRTGYDLVFIARNPSNGKNYKEIESALKNLLKKAGLINNEKNTYTGY
- the noc gene encoding nucleoid occlusion protein, encoding MQNDVKYVSIELISPNVYQPRKHFNEETIEELSQSIKAYGIIQPLTVRKSGDIRYELVAGERRLRAAKKIGLQQVPVIIIDITDKDSAAIALLENLQREDLNFLEEASAYFNLIQDHSYTQEQLAQIIGKKQSTIANKLRLLKLDKEITNSLVEHKLTERHARALLKLNDINIQKKVLKIVIDKSLNVKNTEDLIEKELLKLCRDEVAVDGKKKIKGIFAPRVYINTIKQVFDKYGINAEYKSRELEDSIEVVIRIPKK
- the mnmG gene encoding tRNA uridine-5-carboxymethylaminomethyl(34) synthesis enzyme MnmG, yielding MKYVAGDFDVVVIGAGHAGCEAALAAARMGSKALICAINLDSVALMPCNPNIGGTAKGHLVREIDALGGEMGVNIDNTYIQSRMLNTSKGPAVFSLRAQADKKAYAQRMKNVLEKQENLQLRQLEVVSIDVENEKVVGVLTKNGAYFTTKAIIIASGTYLKSKVIIGDCTYDEGPSGLLPANELSKSLEEIGIELRRFKTGTPARINKRSVDFSKMEEQVGDLDVVPFSFISEDIHRKQISCYLTYTNEDTHNVIRENIHRSPLYNGSIRSTGPRYCPSIEDKVMRFADKERHQIFIEPEGENTEEMYVQGMSSSLPEDVQVEVLKTVPGLENVEIMRTAYAIEYDCIDSTDLKLSLEFKNIHGLFSAGQINGSSGYEEAAAQGIMAGINAALSIQNKDPLILKRSDGYIGVLIDDLVTKGTNEPYRMMTSRAEYRLLLRQDNADLRLTEIGYTVGLVKSDRYETFKKKKMQLEEELHRIKHLQITNKKEIEEFLISCGSTPLKKPISLYELIKRPELDYYIVEKLDAARPLLNKYIQQQVNIVSKYEGYIQKQLDQIHQFKKFENKIIPKDVNYDNIKGLRIEAMQKLGKIKPESIGQASRISGVSPADMSVLMIYLEQHNRIKKQQE
- the yidC gene encoding membrane protein insertase YidC encodes the protein MNLQFLTSPLEKFFYFLHSGIHTVIPNNNISFGLAIILFTVIIRLILLPLSIKQTKSTAKMGAIQPEMKKVQEKYKKDPQKSQQEVMKLYKENGVNPMGGCLPMLVQMPILFALYAVFQNLNMQHAGFLWMPDLSLPDPYYILPILSTVTTYFSSKLMQPPGGAQSKQTSTMNTAMAIFMGFMSLKFKGALVLYWVINNVIQVIQTVVINKIELGKTELAKKQI